A window of the Miscanthus floridulus cultivar M001 chromosome 14, ASM1932011v1, whole genome shotgun sequence genome harbors these coding sequences:
- the LOC136503950 gene encoding probable serine/threonine-protein kinase PBL7: MLILECKQGELQNGKMIVVKKFNFKQLTNPDVQKKLFMNEVFPLTSPKHPNIVRCVGYCSEKSNEVVKHNGIFVLAESQPEMLLCLEYLTMGSLDKHLKDESSGLDWRTCYKIIKGVCCGLHYLHEECRPQNNNAFIIHLDLKPANILLDENMVPKVADFSLSKLLCDKKTQTCPVEGTLGYMAPEYISEGKITTKADIYSLGVVIIEIITGSKADLSNPDIEHEEGIIMKIKEHVEKLCEKSREVRDKIELAEGNGMVATDKIETWLARADTIIFEGMAVCESKQIGLN, translated from the exons ATGTTAATATTAGAGTGTAAACAGGGAGAGCTTCAAAATGGGAAAATGATTGTCGTGAAGAAGTTTAACTTTAAACAGTTAACAAATCCAGATGTTCAGAAGAAGCTGTTTATGAATGAGGTGTTTCCTCTTACGAGTCCCAAGCACCCCAATATAGTACGATGTGTAGGCTATTGTTCTGAAAAAAGCAACGAAGTTGTAAAGCACAATGGAATTTTTGTTCTTGCGGAATCACAGCCGGAGATGTTACTTTGCTTGGAGTATCTGACAATGGGCAGCCTTGATAAACATCTTAAAG ATGAATCTTCTGGACTTGATTGGCGCACATGCTACAAAATAATTAAGGGGGTTTGCTGTGGTTTACATTACCTTCATGAGGAATGTAGACCTCAAAATAATAATGCTTTCATCATTCACTTGGACCTAAAACCTGCTAACATATTGCTCGATGAAAATATGGTGCCAAAAGTTGCAGATTTTAGTCTGTCAAAACTCCTTTGTGATAAGAAAACTCAAACTTGCCCAGTTGAAGGAACACT TGGTTACATGGCACCAGAATACATAAGTGAAGGTAAAATAACAACTAAGGCAGACATATACAGTTTGGGTGTAGTAATCATAGAGATCATAACAGGTTCCAAAGCTGATCTTTCGAATCCTGATATCGAACAC GAAGAAGGAATTATTATGAAGATTAAGGAGCACGTGGAGAAGTTGTGTGAGAAGAGCAGAGAAGTACGTGACAAGATTGAGCTTGCTGAGGGAAATGGTATGGTTGCAACAGACAAGATCGAAACCTGGCTGGCTAGAGCAGATACCATCATATTTGAAGGGATGGCTGTCTGTGAGTCCAAGCAAATTGGGTTAAACTAG